CGTCCGGCGCCTCATCCTCGGCGCTTCGCCGCAGGCGTTCCTTGACGACCCTCGCCGACACCCGACCCGCCGCCCACGGGAGCAGAAGGGTGACGGCCGCGGGGACGAACCGACCCGAAGCGCCCATAATGACGGCCGCAGCCACGAGCATGGGACCCGGCCACGTCGTGCCGTCATGCGTCCGCAGCAGCAGGTCGCGCCACCGGTGCTTCCTCTCCGACAACCGCTCCGACGCCGGAATGAGGAACCGTCCCAACACCAGCGCCGCCGCGGCGGCCGCCACCGCCACCCCAACCGCCGTCACGGGCGATGCACCGTCCGGACGCTCGGCCGGATGCGAATGCCGTGTAGCGGAGAAAGGAGGACCACGCAGCAGGCGACCCCCAACGCCCAGCTCACCCCCGCGTACAGGAGCGCGGCGTGTCCGATCCCGGTCCGCCAGAGCGGTTCCGCCATGGCGGGCGCCCATCGGGACAGTCCGAGGAGGAGCAAGGGAGGCAGAGACGCCAGCAAGGCTGCGCTGTACCGGGCTTCCGCGCTCCGCGCGGCCATCTCCCGGTGCACGAGGCGTCGCCGCTCCAACGCCTCAGCCATCACGACGAGCATCGGCGCCAGCTGTCCACCCGTGCGGCCGTGCACCTGGAACACGCGCGCCACCGCCTGGCCCTCGTCACCTTCAGGCGCGAGCACAGACTGCAGCGCGTCTTCGAGCGGGGCGCCCAGATCGTACGCCTCGACGGCCTGGCGCAACCGCGCTCCCAAACGACCGTTCCCCGACGCATGACGCAACGCCA
This window of the Clostridia bacterium genome carries:
- a CDS encoding type II secretion system F family protein; protein product: MNVFGVMTALAAAAGAAAGGSVLLERTAETLVLRRLHPRRRTASIRLGRRPRATGELPSLLLDIAAGLRSGLDLPMALRHASGNGRLGARLRQAVEAYDLGAPLEDALQSVLAPEGDEGQAVARVFQVHGRTGGQLAPMLVVMAEALERRRLVHREMAARSAEARYSAALLASLPPLLLLGLSRWAPAMAEPLWRTGIGHAALLYAGVSWALGVACCVVLLSPLHGIRIRPSVRTVHRP